The DNA segment GCCCTGGGCAAACGTTTGCCTTTAGCGCGTTCACGCCGTCGTTTCGCCAAGCGTTTGCGATGAGTGACAGTCATCTCACATTGGCTTACATGTTGGGGACGTTCTTGGCGGCGATCCCACTCACCATTGTCGGTCCGCTGTCGGATCGTTTCGGATTGAAGTGGTTGTCAGCGTCGGCTGTTCTGGGAGTGTCGGCAACCTGCTGGCTCGCCGCGACTGCATCGGGCTGGTGGAATTTGTTGCTGGTTTTCTTCCTACTACGTTTTCTCGGTCAGGGAGCATTGAGCTTGTTGAGTGGAAATGCGATCTCGATGTGGTTTCGAAATCGCATCGGCCGAGTGTCGGCGATGATGAGCATCGGAACAGCACTCGCGTTCGCTTGGGTGCCGGGGCTGATTGCCGACTCCATCAATTCCATCGGCTGGCGGCAAACGTATCAGGGGATCGCGTTATTGGTCACGGTCTGCACCCTGCCACTTGTGTTGATCTTCTTTCGGAATCGACCTGAAGAGATTGGTCAGTGCGTCGATGGCGGGCAACCGCATCGCACGCTCAACTCCGGCGCCGTCCCCAAGAATGACGGCCTTGACGAGCCCATCAAAATTGAGACCGAGCCGTCGCTGACATTCGCTCAGGCGATACAGACGCCAGCGTTTTGGATCCTCGCCGTGACGAACTTGGCCTGGGCGCTCATCGGAACGGGCGTTGTGTTTTACCTCTATACCATTTGCCAACAGCGTGGTTTCGACGCCCGCGTTCCCAGCAACCTGTTCAAGACTTTCGGCCTGTGCATGTTGGCCGGACAACTTGGAGGTGGAGTGCTTGCTGACTTTGCGCGTTTGAATCGAATGCTTGGCGTTGGCACAGCGATGCTGTGCATCGGCATCGGTTCTTTGCTGGTCGGGCGAAGCGAAACGACACTGCACACATTCACCGTATTTTTCGGCGGCGGCCAAGGCTTGCTATTGGCGGTCGGCTCGGTTGTCTGGGTCCGCTACTACGGCCGCGAATCGCTGGGCGCGATCCGTGGCACTGCTTGGTGCGCGACCGTAGCCGGCAGCGGCTGCGGACCATTGCTGATGGGCCTGTCGCGGGATCACTACGAAAGCTTCGATCCAGCAATCACGCTATTCCTAGCAATCATGATCCTGCTATCGATCGCATCTTGGTTCGCCGTGATCCCCAAACGAGACTTAGCCTGAGCCAAACCGGTCAATTGCTGCACGCAGGATAGAGAGCGATTGCCTGCAAGCCCGCAAGCAACGTTCACGAGAGGCTGCGCCTGCTCGAGCGCACGAAAAACCCCGCCAGACATTGCATCGGGCGGGGTACAGGATGGGCGATACAGAACTCGAATCTGTGACCTCTGCCGTGTGAAAATTATTTTGGCCGTTCCAGTTTTCAGCATTTATCCGGCGTTAGTGCACTATAGCGACCAGTTTGCAGCTTTCTCAAGCCCTCTCGCGTGCTATCACGGATTCTCCGCGTTTCGCGGTATTTGACAGTCGACCGCGGTAGCCAAAACGGTACATACCGCTTTTCGGTTGGACGTCCATTTGCGCCGTGCAGGCGGCCCTAACCGACCGAAACGACTGACGCTTGAACCACTTCCCCGCAGGCCGGCTGAACCGAGCTCCAAAGCCCGGCCCGAACCGACGACGCTCCAGTGCATAGTCACGAGGGAATGCGGAGCAGGGACGAAGCCTTGAAGGGAGCGACGTTCCGCAAACGATCGTTTCTTTCGTCGGAACCGGACAACTGCCGCTCACGGCGAAGGCGATGACCCGAGCGACGGAGATTGCGCAAGCGGTCGCCTTTGCTGGAGAGGGTTTGGACATCCACAACCGCCGAAAGCTGTCAAATAGACTGGAGAGGAGCGGCACTACGACTTCTTGCTGAACTCAAGCCGCCATAAAAAAGCACTCGAAGTAAAACGAGACTTGACAATATAACCTAAAGGTTATAACTTAGCCCTTCTTGGTAATGCCAATTATCCGTTGGAGAAAAAGATGGAAAACCTCGGCGAAAGACTAAAAAAGGCAATGAAGGCAGCAAGGAAATCACAGACAGACCTTGCCGTTGCTCTCGACACATCCCAGCCCGCAGTGTCCCAATGGTGTACAAACAAGAAGAAGCCATCGGAGGATAACCTTGAAGCAATATCTCAGTTATTGGGAGTTACCGCCTCTCATCTAAAGTTCGGCGAGGGCCGTGCCGCCCTTCAAGATCCTGCCTCTGTTCGAGCAGAGTACTCAGAAGGTGATCGCTGGTGTTTTCGAGATGCCCCATCGGATGGAGCCAGAGACTTCGGCAACGCGAACGTGTGGGCTTTTGATCCAACTATTGAGAGCTTTGTTCGCGAAGTGTTACAGAACGCCAGTGATGCGGCGTTGCCGGGCGAAGGCGAGAATGTCCAAGTCAAGTTCAAGCTGATTCGGCTCCGTGGTCAAGATCTGAAGAGCTACTTCGATGCACTGCAGTGGGGAGGACTCTACTCGCACCTCGAAGCGTCTGCGGGCACCGAACAAAAGCTTGGAACGCTACTCGACACCAACCTTCAGCACCTTCAATCCAGCGATGAGCTTCTACTGCTTGTCGTGGAAGATTCGGGGACGACCGGCTTGATCGGACCGGAGGCTGGCGAAGGCAAGTTCGCGGCGCTTTGCCGTAACAATCTTGACTCCAATAAAGAAGGGAATGCGTCCAAGGGGGGAGCCTTTGGTTTAGGCAAAGGAGTGCTATGGCGAGCATCCCGATTTGCAACCGTTCTTTTCTGCTCTGACTTGATTAAGCCTGAGAACGGTAAGAAAGAGCTACGGTTGATCGGACGAACGGACCTAACGTGGCACGAGCTTGACTCCAACGCATACGCAGGACCAGGATGGTTCGGCGATGTTGACGACGAATCAAAGCGAGTGAACTCACTGTGGGAGAACCAAGTCCTAGCAAACGATCTCTATATAAACCGTCGCGGAGTTGGCGAGGGAACCTCTGCATGTGTGGTTGGTTTCCACGACCCGAGCTCTGACCAAGAAAAGGAGCTTGCCGAACTAGCTTCGGAAATCGAGACCGCCTCCGCGAAACACTTCTTTCCAGCCATGCTTTGGGGGAAACTGTCCGTTGCAGTCGAGACCTACGACGGACGACAATCTTACAATCAGAAATCTCCGAAAACTTCGGTCCAAGTTGACCCACGCGAGCATGCCCCAGAGTTCGCGAAAATGATTACAGCGTGGCGAAACGAAGAGTTGGCAGAATTGCCAGCCGAAACGGGCGATGTCGTTGCAGCCCCTGTAAGCCTGACTGTCTCCAAGAAAAAGAAATCGGGGCAATCGAAAGAACTCCAACACGATGGCCTTTTGTTGGTTCGCTACGCAGAGGACGAATGCAAGAGTGAATCATGCAACTCACTGGTGATGCTTCGCGGGCCTGGAATGGTGGTAAAGAAGGTCTCGCTGAAGGGTATCAGTCTTGGGGCGAGGGACTTCCACGCAATACTCCTGGCAGGATTGGCGGTTGATTCGACTCCCGAGGCCGACGCAGCCGATTTGTTTTTGCGGGCCGCTGAACCGCCCGCTCACAACGACTGGACTAACACGCCTGACTTAAAAGCGAGCTACGAGTGGGGATGTGGAAAAAATGTGTCGTCGTTTATTCAGGCTGCGAAGGAACGAATTCGCGAACTCGTCAAGGCTGACGCCCGAGACCTTGGTAACGGCCCCGACGCGATTCGTGAACTATTTCGTGTTGGCACAGAACGAGGCGATACACGAGCCTCTGCTGAACGTCCACGAGTTACTCCGGTTAGCAGTCGAGTTGATGAAGATGGACGATGGGTGATTGAGTGCAAATGCAGATTCACTCAAAGCAAGAAAAGGAGATTTGCAAAGCCAGTCTTGCTCTTTCTAGCCGAATCAGGTGGCGGGCAACCCGTCTCGTGGGAAAAAATCGAGCCGATTCACAATTGTGCTATGGAAGGCGACTGGCTCGTAGCAAACCCGAAGACTCGAGAGATTGTTTTTCGTGGAACCAGCAGTGTAAAGGACCATCCGGTGCCTGCACTTCAATCGTGTGTTTCTGTTGAACTTAGAAAAATGAAGCTAGAAGGCTAAATCAAATGAATCCAATATTCCCTTATCCAACTTTACCCGTTCCTCTCCAGGCGTCGATAACTAAAGCCGTCGTCGATGGAATAACTCTCGATGACAAGATCGTTTTGGAGCAAAAGCAACTTGTGGCAATGCACGATCATTTCGACCCAAAATGGAAGCGTCTTGATGCAACATTAGACGTTGCTATTCAGCCAGAAATCGTCCAGCAATACGAAACTGACCATGGCGAATTGCGTGTCTTCGCCTCGCTAAACTGTCGGCCAACAAACCAACGTAGCAGTGTCGAGCTGTTTCGCTCGCCAACCGAACGAGGAAGATGGACTGGTTCGGTGAGCGTCGATCGCGATTCGTTTGCCGGGCGAGTTGACCTTGCAGTAACTGCATCAGCGACCGCAAATGGACTCGCAGGCCGTGTAGTTGGTTCCAGCGATCCTTGGTGGATTTTCGTGGATGAACCAAACTCACTGAAAGTCGGTGGCGCGTTGCGTGTCGCGTGGGTTTCTTTCCGCGCCCCCGAAGCTCCTGCCCTGGCTCAGCAGTATCCCGAATCAACCCATGTTGTCGAGCTTGAAGGCCCAGTGCCAGTCGTCTATCTAAATCAGGATTTCGAGGGACTCTACGCACTCCTTCAAGACCGAAAAGACCGAGCGCCAGTTGAATTGGCACTCCATGACGCACATCGCTATTCAATCGCTCGAAGCGTATGGATGGCACTGGTGCTGGACTCGGTGATGTCCGTTGAACCTGGAGAGGAAGAGTCGGACGCGAACTGGCCAAGCAAGGAATGGCAGAGCGAAGTTTTGAAAAAAGTTCTTCCAAAAATCGCTCCTGACAAGACCGACCAAGAATTGCTGAATCTCGCAGCTAATGATTGGAAATCCGGAACTAGTTCGGCAATTTTCCTTGGCAGAGCGGAAGCCGTCGTCGGCGAAGTTGTCGATAGCAATGCGGCACTTCGAAAATCACTACACAAGCTAAACCGAGCAGGAGTATTCCATGACGAATCAAAACAAACTTCGTAATCTACGATTGTCAGTTCGGACGTTGCTGGACGAAAGCTTTCGATCACTTAACGGATCGAATCTAGACACAACTGAATTTGAAGATGATTTCCACCGTGATATTGACCTTGAATCGCTGGCTGCAATCGTGGCTGAGGCGGAATCAAGGTTTGGTGCTCAGGTGGAGAAAGCAGACACTTGGTTAGCTCCCCGCGTTCACGCTAGTTTGCGACTAACCCGTCGAGAAGCTTCGAGAAGAGAACTGTGGGCTTATCTAAATGTTGCCGCGTTTCCTGATTTTGTACGGTGGCGTCATACTTCAACCCAGGGGCCGAGCAAAGGCCTAATCGACATAGGACGGTTCATTGGCGAAAACAGCCGCAATGCACTCGGACGACTCTGGTGGGCAGCCGAAATGACACGGAACGGAAGTGATTATTCATTGACGGAGAAAGCGATGTCTACCACGCGATTCTCAATCTCATGGCAATCGCTCGACACACTGCACCATAAAGCGTTTGCGCTCGCGTGCGTTAAGTTCCTGACCGAAGGCAATGGCGGATCACCACTGAATGACGTCGCTGGAAAACGACTGGCTAAAGCAGTGAACCTTTGCCTACGAACGACGCACATAGACGCGATCGCACCGAGTCAGCTGCTTGACGAAATTGCGATACAGGATTGGGTTAATTCAGTTCCGGACTATACAAGATTCCTGGATTCACTTCCGACAGGTCCTGACGAAGATTCTGTAAACCCTGATGACATTGAAACTTTTATCAATTTCTTGTCTGATGTCGCAACGCAAATTGATATTTTCGACAGCGTGCACGATGACTCGACAGAGGGAGAAGAAGCCAGTGAAATCGACGCAATGACGACGTAACACTGTGCTTGAACTCGCGCTTTCCGATGCTCTTAATGCGTATCGCACGCTAACCCAAGAACGCCCCGCAATCCATGAACAACGTTCCAACCGAAAGACCATCAAGAGTTTCAACAACGAATGGGACGCTTCCGTGATTTCGCCTGTGTAAACGTGAGTGCGACCAAGCTCTGACGACTCAGCAAGCCACGTCGATGGCCTTAACCAGACGGCCGAACGCTCCAACGGGACGTCAACGCTTTCCAGTTCGGCAACACGCCGGCGTACGTCGCCAGCCGATGCACTGCCGCCAAGCAAGTTGTCCCAAGCGGAGTAAAGTTTCCCGCGACCGCTGAAACGGATTGAGTTACCACCACGATCACCTTAGGAAAAGTCGGAGCGTACAAGCTTCAAGCATGGCACGGCTGATGACCGTCCACGAAAAGATGAAGAACCCAGCAGAGGGCAATTGCTCGGTCGGCTTTCGATCGTGACTTGTCGCTAAGAACCTTGACGCAAAGCTCGGTCGCTTGGCCGATGCGCAAACCTTGAGTGTCGAGAGTAGCATCGGACGGCAGCAGCCCAGGCGGATCCGGTGGCGTCACGTCGCCGAGTACGGTAGTCGCCACAAGTTGATAGTGCCACGTCGGACGGTCGTGGCTTGAGCGTCGAATCATGTCGGGCCAACAACTGGCAACACCCATACGCCAACGGTCGACTGATTCGGGATCGGTCGTCCCCCCTGGGTGTCTTGAAGTGCTTGTCGAATTGCGGACAGTGGCCCAGAACGTCCATGACAGCGGCTCGTTCCGCTGACCTGTACGCCATCGTCTGCTGAACAAGCTGAACCTCGGAATAAGCCCCTGTCACGATTCAGTCTCCCCAGAAAGCTGTTTCCAGACCTCTCGATAGTCTTCCCCCGTCATCGTGGCACTTTTCGGGGCTGCAGCGCTCCACTCTTTGTCCGTCAGCGAATGCAAGAAGTCACGGGCAGACTTTACCGACCTTTTGCTGTCTTTGACGTCGCTTGAAAACTTTCTGCCCAGCGGTTCTGCAACGCTTCTCGGAACTGCGTTCATTCGCAATAAAACAGCCGACTCGGTCTTCACACCGTGGTAAATCATCGAGGGCAGCGTATTAATTTGTCTCGCGACGTCCTCCGGCAAACTGTTGAAGTCGAGACCTGACGTTGGCATTTTGCTCAATGCAGATAAGCCCCATGGGCCTGCATTACAGAGATTTCGGTAAACCGCTTTGCAAGCCTTCGATACTGCCATGGTCATGCTTATGCCATCTTCGGCGAAATACTTCTCCGCGATCTGCCGCAATGATTTGCCGTTTACCCAATCTGAAGTGATGTTAGCAATCTGTTCGTTATCGGCTCCCGATTTTCCAATTTCCTCCAGCGAAGTTTTCAATTCGCCCACGGCGAGCATCACGCCAATCAATTCAGGAAGAGAAGAAGACGCAGCCGAACCAAACAGACTGCTTGGCTCCCAATCGCTGACCGTTAATTTCTCGTCCAGCTTGGCAAGTCCAAGGAGTGCAGTTCTGACCCCTTCGGGCGTAAAGCCTGTTGAATCAGCGAGTGAGACATTCACTTCGTGCTTGGACATTTCGGTCACATAGCCATTCGTCGCCCGCAATAGAGCATCGGCTTTCGCGGTATCTTCTTTTGACTTGCTGGACCGAAGTTCGGAGTACCCGTAGGTGCTTCGCAAGAGTTCTTCCGTGTGGGCCAAAGCGTCGTTAAGAGATTTGGATTCTCGCATCAAGTGAGCGATGTAGCATCGAAAGTCGCGCCATTCGTCCGAAGCAAAAACCTGCTCAAGGCTATTGAGCTGCCCCAATTCCTGGACGCCTTCTAAGAGTTCAACCAATCGTGAGACGAGGTCGCCGGTACTCTCTTGTACAAAACGCGTTACATCATCTTCGTTGTTTCCGCCCGCCAATCCAATGACGCCTACCGAGTCCTGGCCGAACCGACCAGCTCGGCCGGCAAGATTCCAGAACTCTCTTGGGCTCATCGGTTGCCCGTAAGGATACTTATGAGAAGCAAGAAAGACCGATGAGACGGGGAAGTTGATCCCCTGAGCGATTGTCGTGGTCGCGCATAAAACTTTCAACTTCTGTTCTTCAGCCAGCCATTCAACGAGGGATCGAATTTCGTCTGACAACCCCGAATGGTGAACAGCAACTCCGTGATCCAACATTTGAATCAGCTCAAAGTCTTTGCCGATCTCTGTCTCCAGAAAACGCTGCACCAGTTGGACTTCAGGGTGAATGCGTTTTCGCCTTGGGAGGTTCGCTGCAAGATGCCGAGCCATTGACCAAACGTGATTCGTATTAGTCGCGATGGTGATGCTGGTGCCACGGGAGCAAAACACGCTCGCCATCGCTGCTGCTTCAACGGTTGGTTTTCCGATCACCTTACTCTTCGGGAGGTTGAGGGGTTTTACACCATTAACATTGTGCCTTCCCTTTAAGTGAATCGTGTTCGGAGTCGTAACAAGCGTTTTGAACCGGAGTCGCCAACCGGCCTTTTCGGAGAGGTCCGCGACCGAGTCAAACACACCCACGATTCGCTCGTTTGGCTTCCACGCACTTGTCCCAATGCTTATGACTTTACCGGACTCCTTTCCAAGCCAGTTAGCTAGGTCCTTGGAATTTGGAACAAATGGCATCAGCAAGAGAAAGCTTGCCCGACTGTATTCACGCTGAATGCTGGCCAGCAGCAATTCAATACGAAGCCCTCGCTTCTCGTCCTGAATATTGTGAGCTTCGTCCATCACAACCAAAGCCAACGGGCGGTGATCGAGCCTATTGTTTCGCAGAACGAGTTGCAGCTTCTCTGGCGTACAAACCAGGATGTCGAACGCCGACCCTTTTGCTCGAGCAGACAACATGTCGTCCTCGAATGCATCGATCTCGACCGCTCCAGTCAATTGCTCGACAACGACGTCGAACGGCTCAAGATCGCGTCTCAGCCGACGCGTAATTTGCGACACCAACGCTCGCGTCGGAGCAACATAGGCAACCCAGCCTTTGTCCTGCTCAAATTGATTAAGCGCTTGCAGCATTCGGAACTCGGCTAGCAGTGTCTTCCCACCGGATGTCGGCATGTCGACAACGATCGCCCGCGCCGCTTGATCCAACAGTCCCTGTTCCTGAAGTGCCGCACGCTGCGGAGGAAGCAACTCGAACATTGCCTGGCTGCCTTCGGTGATACTCTTCACGAATTTCGTGACACGAGAATTCACTTTCCCGGCGACCCACCAGATGGAACCAGCTACCATTTTCCTCGAAGTTATGTGCAGCCACTTCAGCAATACTTCCAGTGCTGCATCTTGAGACGCCGGCGCTGCCTTCAATGCTTCATCGAAATGTCGATCGAGTTTCTCGTTAATTCCGATTGGCGTTCCTTGAATGACGTACGTCGCGAGCAGTTCAGTAGCTTTTGCAAAATGGTAGAGGGCCACCAGTCTCAGCGCCATAACTTGACTCTGACGTCCGTCGCTTCCCTCCAGTAGTTCGCTCTCGAAATTTTCCTGATCCTCCCGTAGGCCTGCAACGATCTCTTGAATGCGGTGCAGATCGTCCCAGCTATCCTTGCGAAGCAATCGTACCCAGCAGGCGAAAAGTCGATACAAGATCCGTTTGTCCCATGGCTGATTCACAACCGAGGGCGCACGAAGCAGTGACTTGTTTTCTTGCATCCATCGACGGAGATCTGTCCAGCGATCCCCGCAATAGGCGAGTGAAGCAAGGTGAAGAATGTGAAATATTCGCTCATCATCTTCGGTCGGGACTGGCAGCAACCGTCGGAACTCAAAAGCTCTCCAAGCGCCAGCTTGGGCTTGCTGTTGCAACGCGTCGGTGCCGGCCGATGCATGGAGCATCGCATCGAGTCCCTCGGTTGCAGCAACCTCGTAGGCTAAAGCCAGTCGGCTGAGTAGATCCTCGTCAGTCGGCTTGTCTTTAAATGACAATTCCATCTGAAGTTCGGTTGCCGCTCGAACCAATCTAATTTGAGCAACCTCCTTTCCTCGCTGACGATCCGGCTTGGAGATCGCGGTGACCGCCCAATGCTTGTCGACGCCTCGGAGGGCTTCTTCAGTGACTAACATCGCTATGACCCTCCCTTCTTGTTTCGAGGAAACTTCTTCTTAGTCACAACATTTTTCTCGGCCGATTTCTTAGCTGTCTTTTTATTGCTATAGTAATTTGCCAAATTCGGAATCGATCCCGCTGGTAGATAGATTGCGAGCAGTTCAATGTGCATCTTCGCGGGTTTCTTGGTGGCAGCCCCTTTCGCCCTTGCGCTGAGATCCTTCTTGTTCGGCTGCACATCGCGAACAAGGACGCCGAACACTGCGACGTCCGTACTCGATTTCGTGAACCGCTGAATAGCTGACTTCCATTCAGCCTCCCAGGATGCTCCGCTAGCGCGAATCGTGAGATAGCGAACAAGGGTCTCCCGAATAGATCGCTGGTCACGCAAGTCATCGAGTTGCTGTTTAAGCCCTTCAGATCCGTACATGACTCCCGGTGGATGCTTCGCTTCGTACGAGGTCTTTACCTCGCCGAACGCAAAGCGATGCCGCAAAGTCTTGTCGTTCGTTTCCTGAAGCCCGACTAGGTCGGCACCCGGCAAACTCGACTTCTCCTTTTTCTCGTCCCAGCGGTCAGCCCACGGGAAATGGCACTTCTTGTGTTTCGTTAGGTAGGCTTCGCTATACGCTTCTCCAACCTCCCAATCCTTGGGGTCAGACTCGGAGTTCAACACGCTCTTGAGATTGTCGGTTTGAAATCCGGTCAATGAAAGTGATGCAGTTAAGGAGGCGGCCATATTACGACCGCTTTCGTCCTCAATGAGTTCGCGAACGGAACCATCGAGCGCCGCATCGCGATGGGCTGCGGAATGCGACCGACCACGCGCAACGACAGCCCCATTATCAACGTTGTAGACCTCGGTGCCGATCGCGACTGTCATATCGGAATCTCCCCATTCACCATGCGAGGAAGGAGCCGTTCGCAGGATTTCGATCCATCGGCAACTTCACCTGTTCAGCCCACTTCCTCAGCGTGTTTTGCGATGCCCCAAGGATATCGGCTGCTTCAGCGGTCTTGACGCATTCACTCAGTTTCAGCATCGATCCTGCTCCTCTCGCGAGCGCCCCAGACAAAGCTGATCTAAGTCTAGCAAAGTCTGTATACCGCCGATATTGGAGACAGTTCCTCATCGATCACGATCCGAGAAGACGGTCTTCGATTTCCGACAGGCGTTCTTGCAAGGCGCTGACCGTGTCATCGGCTGGATCGAACATGGCTCGCAGGTCGGCCAGGATGGATTCGTGCGTTTCGGCTTACTCGGTGTCGCGGTTCGCGTTGATCTCATTTCGCCGGATGTAGAGCGGCGACATTCCTTCTTCGTGCTTGGTGGCTGTTGCGGCGAAGGCGTTTTCGGCACCGTCGATTTGCTTGGCGAGTTTGGTCGCCTCGCTTTCGAGCGGCGAGATCGGGTCGTACTCGTCATGTAGGTTTGCGGGACAACCCAAAGCGGCGAACCAGATAGCTCAGCGGGCGCGACGCGGTATCAAAAGTCTTTGACGTCCGAAATTGCTCGTTACATGGCAGACACCGGTGCGTCGTCGTGCATTTCTTCAAGAGCGGCACCTGCTCAGTCCGGCCAAAAACGAAATCGAACGCCTCTCAACAATTGAGTCTTCTGTAGTCACTCGGTGGGCGCCGGTCTTTGCTTCGAGAAACGACAAATGCAATATTTCTCATTAATCGGTTCCGATCGCGAGTGAACCGACATCCTCGCTGTCCTTTCGCACAACAATCGACAAGGGACCGAACTTCGCCGATATGCCTGCATTTTCGCGATTAGACATCGAGTCGTGACGCTGAGTCGCCAAGAGCGAGTGCAACAGCGTTTTTGCAGCCTGAAAACGTACGCGATCATCTTCACTACTGACCATCAATTCGTTCAGTGTTCCGATGGCATCATGACCAGCGTCTGCCAACCGCGCAAGAATGGATTCCCGCAGCGATTGCCGTGCTTCGTTAATCTGTTTTCGGAATTCCGGGTTCGCTAATCGTCGGTAAGCCGTTCGTTCCGAGATGCCAGCTGCAACAGCCGCGTTCTCGATATGGCAACCCGAAACCAATGCTTGAAACAAACGATCATCGCCTTGAAGTTCCTTTTCGTTGGTGGGGCTGCCAATCTCCGCCATTTCCTGCCTCGACGGATCATTCATAGTTCTTTCCTCAGATGAAGGAGTTGGATCATGACTGCGACTCCGAACCGCTTGAGATTGTGCGTGGCTCCCGCAACTGCCAGCCGCCACGCTCGCCAATTCTTGAAACGAAAGTTTTCCTTGCCAGCTCACCTAGAATTTTTCGAGCGTAACGTTCCGTCACACCGGCTTCCATCGCGACCGCGTGCGAGTTAACGGAACACTTCTCTATTAAGTCTTTATAGAGATCTGTTCCGTTAGTTTCCCTGTAGGAAAGTGTTCCGTTAGCTCCCTTCTGTTCCGGCCCCTCGAAGGTTCCCTTAGCGGTCAAATCCTTCATTACATCGAGAACTTTTTTTTGTGAATCCGTAAGCGGATCAGCATCGCATTCAACGAGTTTCAAGCCTAGGTTTTCGGTTGTGACAACGATGACAGGGATACCCTTTTCCGTGACCGCACGACCTCTGCCAATTGACTGCCTCAGCTCCGATTGAACAATCTGCCGATAGGCTCGGTGCCAATCGTGATCGCAGTAGGCTGGCGTCCTGACCGTTTGACGATTTCCCGATAGCGTCGTAGCAGACCAGTAATCGTTCTCCCACTTCGTTTCCTCCTCAGGGCGAGCCATCGCGCCGACTAGCCCAAGTTTGAGCAATCGATCTCGAATGGTCCCTGGTGGTACTCTGGGTGTCCCCAGCACTACGAGACAGTCGCACTGCTCTAGCCACTCGTTTGACCCACGGGACGCAGTGCCAAAAAAGTGCTCGGCTCGAACAATTCGCCCGGACCCCTCAACTAGCACGGTGGCGACATGCAGACGATGACAAATTACGCCGATCCGCTTGTATTGCAGCTTCGGTAGCAATCCACGAATGATTCCGGCGACTTTGTTCTTGGATGTGCCCTTCTTTACGTCCGTGGCAATTTGAAAAATCGGATGCAGCTGTTCAAGTTCTCCCAGAGGCGTGCGGTCAACCAAGGATCGACCACCGATTAGAGACTCGATGTCAGCGCGGTCGGCAGTGGCGTCAGCGAGCCATACCGGCGATGTAATTGGCAACACAGTTTGTCGCACCGCACAGATTGACTTGTGTACTTTTGTCTTGCTGTCATTGTGATTCTTGATCTGGTCGACCCGCACCACAAGCTCGCATATTTCCCCAGCTGCAATTGCTTTAACCAAACGCAATGCCTCACCCGGCGGCCAAGTTCCCAATTGCGACATTGCTTTCCACAAACGACTGTCGCAACCGCGAGGCATCGTCGTTGAAACTGGGAGCACTAGTTGGCAAGTTTCATTCGCCCGAACGAGCTCCGTGAGCTCAACTGCAATCTCGCTCATCAAATGAAAAAAATACTCTTCGCTTCGATTGTAGTCGTGACCGATGTGACTTCGCCGAATCTCAGCGACAACTTCGTCTGCGACTGCTCGCACGTGTTCGAATCCGGATGTCACTTGCAATCCCGGTCGTAAAAATTCAGCTGCGTCTTCATGTACCGAAATGAACTCTCGGCCCTCGGCCAAGTGTTCAAACGACATAGCACCGCGTTGGTGAGTGCAAATGCTATGTGCTGACTGTTCTGCAATTTCTAGTAACGACTGATACTCGCAAGTTTCGCGATAATTACAGCTAGGGCAGATCGCCTGTGATGGCGACAACCCATGATTCATTACCTTTTCA comes from the Rubripirellula reticaptiva genome and includes:
- a CDS encoding helix-turn-helix domain-containing protein; protein product: MENLGERLKKAMKAARKSQTDLAVALDTSQPAVSQWCTNKKKPSEDNLEAISQLLGVTASHLKFGEGRAALQDPASVRAEYSEGDRWCFRDAPSDGARDFGNANVWAFDPTIESFVREVLQNASDAALPGEGENVQVKFKLIRLRGQDLKSYFDALQWGGLYSHLEASAGTEQKLGTLLDTNLQHLQSSDELLLLVVEDSGTTGLIGPEAGEGKFAALCRNNLDSNKEGNASKGGAFGLGKGVLWRASRFATVLFCSDLIKPENGKKELRLIGRTDLTWHELDSNAYAGPGWFGDVDDESKRVNSLWENQVLANDLYINRRGVGEGTSACVVGFHDPSSDQEKELAELASEIETASAKHFFPAMLWGKLSVAVETYDGRQSYNQKSPKTSVQVDPREHAPEFAKMITAWRNEELAELPAETGDVVAAPVSLTVSKKKKSGQSKELQHDGLLLVRYAEDECKSESCNSLVMLRGPGMVVKKVSLKGISLGARDFHAILLAGLAVDSTPEADAADLFLRAAEPPAHNDWTNTPDLKASYEWGCGKNVSSFIQAAKERIRELVKADARDLGNGPDAIRELFRVGTERGDTRASAERPRVTPVSSRVDEDGRWVIECKCRFTQSKKRRFAKPVLLFLAESGGGQPVSWEKIEPIHNCAMEGDWLVANPKTREIVFRGTSSVKDHPVPALQSCVSVELRKMKLEG
- a CDS encoding DUF6339 family protein, which codes for MTNQNKLRNLRLSVRTLLDESFRSLNGSNLDTTEFEDDFHRDIDLESLAAIVAEAESRFGAQVEKADTWLAPRVHASLRLTRREASRRELWAYLNVAAFPDFVRWRHTSTQGPSKGLIDIGRFIGENSRNALGRLWWAAEMTRNGSDYSLTEKAMSTTRFSISWQSLDTLHHKAFALACVKFLTEGNGGSPLNDVAGKRLAKAVNLCLRTTHIDAIAPSQLLDEIAIQDWVNSVPDYTRFLDSLPTGPDEDSVNPDDIETFINFLSDVATQIDIFDSVHDDSTEGEEASEIDAMTT
- a CDS encoding S1/P1 nuclease, yielding MGVASCWPDMIRRSSHDRPTWHYQLVATTVLGDVTPPDPPGLLPSDATLDTQGLRIGQATELCVKVLSDKSRSKADRAIALCWVLHLFVDGHQPCHA
- a CDS encoding MFS transporter — protein: MLHRASDTLAARLPFFYGYLMIPLAMVLQITTSPGQTFAFSAFTPSFRQAFAMSDSHLTLAYMLGTFLAAIPLTIVGPLSDRFGLKWLSASAVLGVSATCWLAATASGWWNLLLVFFLLRFLGQGALSLLSGNAISMWFRNRIGRVSAMMSIGTALAFAWVPGLIADSINSIGWRQTYQGIALLVTVCTLPLVLIFFRNRPEEIGQCVDGGQPHRTLNSGAVPKNDGLDEPIKIETEPSLTFAQAIQTPAFWILAVTNLAWALIGTGVVFYLYTICQQRGFDARVPSNLFKTFGLCMLAGQLGGGVLADFARLNRMLGVGTAMLCIGIGSLLVGRSETTLHTFTVFFGGGQGLLLAVGSVVWVRYYGRESLGAIRGTAWCATVAGSGCGPLLMGLSRDHYESFDPAITLFLAIMILLSIASWFAVIPKRDLA